One window of the Chelonoidis abingdonii isolate Lonesome George chromosome 3, CheloAbing_2.0, whole genome shotgun sequence genome contains the following:
- the RTN4 gene encoding reticulon-4 isoform X3: MDSQLSSWKDKVVDLLYWRDIKKTGVVFGASLFLLLSLTVFSIVSVTAYIALALLSVTISFRIYKGVIQAIQKSDEGHPFRAYLETDVAVSEELVQKYSNAALGHINGTVKELRRLFLVDDLVDSLKFAVLMWVFTYVGALFNGLTLLILALISLFSVPVIYERHQAQIDHYLGFVNKTARDAVTKIQAKIPGLKRKTE, translated from the exons TTGTTGACCTCCTTTACTGGCGAGACATTAAGAAGACAGGAGTGGTGTTTGGTGCCAGCTTGTTCCTGCTGCTTTCGTTAACAGTATTCAGCATTGTGAGTGTGACAGCTTACATTGCCTTGGCCCTTCTTTCTGTGACGATCAGCTTCAGGATATACAAGGGAGTTATCCAGGCAATCCAAAAGTCTGATGAAGGCCATCCATTTAG GGCTTACCTGGAGACTGATGTTGCTGTATCTGAGGAGCTTGTCCAGAAGTACAGCAATGCTGCACTTGGCCACATTAATGGTACAGTAAAGGAGCTCAGACGTCTTTTCCTAGTCGATGACTTAGTTGATTCTCTGAAG TTTGCAGTGTTGATGTGGGTATTCACATATGTTGGTGCTTTGTTTAATGGCCTGACATTACTGATACTGG CTCTGATTTCACTGTTCAGTGTTCCTGTTATTTATGAGAGACATCAG GCTCAAATTGACCATTATTTGGGATTTGTGAACAAGACTGCCAGAGATGCAGTGACTAA GATCCAAGCTAAAATACCTGGATTGAAACGCAAAACTGAGTAA
- the RTN4 gene encoding reticulon-4 isoform X4 encodes MDAKIVVDLLYWRDIKKTGVVFGASLFLLLSLTVFSIVSVTAYIALALLSVTISFRIYKGVIQAIQKSDEGHPFRAYLETDVAVSEELVQKYSNAALGHINGTVKELRRLFLVDDLVDSLKFAVLMWVFTYVGALFNGLTLLILALISLFSVPVIYERHQAQIDHYLGFVNKTARDAVTKIQAKIPGLKRKTE; translated from the exons ATGGATGCCAAAATTG TTGTTGACCTCCTTTACTGGCGAGACATTAAGAAGACAGGAGTGGTGTTTGGTGCCAGCTTGTTCCTGCTGCTTTCGTTAACAGTATTCAGCATTGTGAGTGTGACAGCTTACATTGCCTTGGCCCTTCTTTCTGTGACGATCAGCTTCAGGATATACAAGGGAGTTATCCAGGCAATCCAAAAGTCTGATGAAGGCCATCCATTTAG GGCTTACCTGGAGACTGATGTTGCTGTATCTGAGGAGCTTGTCCAGAAGTACAGCAATGCTGCACTTGGCCACATTAATGGTACAGTAAAGGAGCTCAGACGTCTTTTCCTAGTCGATGACTTAGTTGATTCTCTGAAG TTTGCAGTGTTGATGTGGGTATTCACATATGTTGGTGCTTTGTTTAATGGCCTGACATTACTGATACTGG CTCTGATTTCACTGTTCAGTGTTCCTGTTATTTATGAGAGACATCAG GCTCAAATTGACCATTATTTGGGATTTGTGAACAAGACTGCCAGAGATGCAGTGACTAA GATCCAAGCTAAAATACCTGGATTGAAACGCAAAACTGAGTAA